In one Kwoniella botswanensis chromosome 3, complete sequence genomic region, the following are encoded:
- a CDS encoding threonine synthase, whose amino-acid sequence MSQPEMRYFSTRGGSETLSFEEAVLTGLAPNGGLYIPSHIPSLPSDWQTSWSNLSFPELSFEILSLFIPRSVIPAEDLKSIINTSYSTFRSNKTTPLRQTGEKEWVLELWHGPTWAFKDVALQFLGELFRYFLERRNGVLEKEGKEEREELTVVGATSGDTGSAAIYGLRSKPSITIFILYPDGRISPIQEAQMATVPDENVYCVAVENSDFDTCQSIVKTLFSDKQFNSTHRLGAINSINWARILAQIVYYFSAYFQLPFEARESGDIQFTVPTGNFGDILAGWFAKKLGLPMNHLVVATNENDILERFFRTGRYEAEENTAGQAPETAAVSGSSDGQQATSAGGSSVKSTHSPAMDILLSSNFERLLYYLALETLENPTKDEVEDRSRAQEKLNGWMNELKKNGKVDLGEKIKEAAGRDFWSERVSDDQTLEEIRKYYKRQEYGPYVVDPHTAVGLAATERSQKKSPDSYWITLSTAHPAKFSSAVELALNPQQFPEFNFREIVLPDELKKLETLEKRVHKVSGEQGVRELIERVKKGEKVVPGEGKGSI is encoded by the exons ATGTCACAACCTGAGATGAGATACTTCTCCAccagaggaggaagtgagaCTTTGTCCTTTGAAGAA GCCGTTTTGACTGGATTGGCACCCAatggagg TCTTTACATTCCCTCGCACATTCCTTCACTACCATCAGACTGGCAAACATCATGGTCCAACCTCTCCTTCCCCGAATTATCATTCGAGATCCTATCGTTGTTCATCCCTCGTTCCGTCATACCCGCCGAAGACctcaaatcaatcatcaacacttCATACTCTACTTTCCGATCAAATAAGACCACCCCGCTCAGACAGacaggagagaaagaatgggtATTGGAACTTTGGCATGGACCCACTTGGGCATTCAAGGATGTCGCTCTGCAGTTCCTTGGTGAACTATTTAGGTATTTCTTAGAAAGACGGAATGGTGttttggagaaggagggtaaagaggagagagaggagTTGACTGTTGTTGGTGCCACGAGTGGAGATACCGGATC CGCCGCAATCTACGGTCTTCGATCCAaaccatccatcaccatcttcatcctctatcCTGACGGACGAATCTCCCCTATTCAAGAAGCTCAGATGGCTACCGTCCCAGACGAAAACGTATATTGCGTTGCAGTCGAAAACTCAGATTTCGATACCTGTCAATCTATCGTCAAGACCCTCTTCTCTGACAAACAGTTTAACTCCACCCATCGGCTCGGAGCGATCAACTCTATCAACTGGGCTAGAATCTTAGCTCAGATCGTATATTACTTTTCGGCTTATTTCCAATTACCTTTCGAAGCTAGAGAATCAGGTGATATTCAATTTACAGTACCTACAGGAAACTTTGGGGATATATTAGCTGGGTGGTTTGCTAAAAAACTCGGGTTACCAATGAACCATCTTGTAGTAGCTACCAACGAGAATGATATCTTAGAAAGATTCTTTAGAACTGGTAGAtacgaagctgaagagaatACTGCTGGACAAGCACCTGAAACCGCCGCTGTGAGTGGATCATCAGATGGTCAACAAGCTACTTCAGCAGGAGGAAGTTCAGTCAAATCTACTCATTCTCCTGCGATGGATATTCTCCTTTCGAGTAATTTCGAGAGATTACTCTATTATCTCGCTCTGGAGACGTTAGAAAACCCTACAAAGGATGAAGTAGAGGATAGATCAAGAGCTCAAGAAAAgttgaatggatggatgaacgAGTTGAAAAAGAACGGCAAAGTCGATTTGggcgagaagatcaaagaggctGCTGGGAGGGATTTCTGGTCAGAGCGAGTATCTGATGATCAG ACCCTTGAGGAAATTCGAAAATACTATAAACGTCAGGAATACGGTCCATACGTCGTTGATCCCCATACTGCCGTTGGTCTAGCAGCAACCGAAAGATCCCAGAAGAAGTC ACCCGACTCATACTGGATCACTCTATCTACCGCTCACCCAGCTAAATTCTCTTCTGCTGTCGAACTCGCCTTGAATCCCCAACAGTTCCCCGAGTTCAACTTTAGAGAAATCGTCTTACCTGAtgagttgaagaagttggaaacACTCGAGAAGAGGGTGCATAAGGTCAGTGGTGAGCAGGGTGTGAGGGAGTTGATCGAGAGGGTGAAAAAGGGTGAGAAGGTCGTACCCGGTGAAGGGAAGGGGTCCATCTAG